In one window of Catellicoccus marimammalium M35/04/3 DNA:
- a CDS encoding ribosomal-processing cysteine protease Prp: MISILFTVDSQKNIQSFTCSGHAGAGPYGSDIVCAAVSALTISTVNGMEALAHLTPKVEVDVVEGGYLSVELNESNPTAQILLQNLYLALQQLQKENETYIDLSIQEVQ; the protein is encoded by the coding sequence ATGATCTCTATTTTATTTACCGTAGATTCACAAAAAAACATTCAAAGTTTTACATGTTCCGGGCATGCCGGTGCAGGACCTTATGGTAGTGATATTGTTTGTGCGGCGGTTTCTGCTTTAACAATCAGTACTGTAAATGGAATGGAAGCACTCGCTCATCTAACGCCAAAAGTAGAGGTTGATGTAGTAGAAGGTGGGTATTTATCAGTCGAATTGAATGAGTCTAATCCTACCGCACAAATTTTATTACAAAATCTGTATTTAGCGTTACAACAATTACAAAAAGAAAATGAAACGTATATAGATTTAAGCATACAGGAGGTGCAATGA
- the manA gene encoding mannose-6-phosphate isomerase, class I, whose protein sequence is MKEVLFLNPVFQERIWGGNRLHEEFGYEIPSDKTGECWAISGHKNGEATIKNGEWKGESLAHLYANHPEFFGEKEKGQNFPLLVKVLDAKADLSVQVHPGDEYAQEFEGELGKTECWYVLDCQPNAKIVYGHNAKTKEELKTWIEEGKWSELLHEVPVQKGDFFYVPSGMVHAIGEGIMILEIQQSSDTTYRVYDYDRKDDAGNLRELHLKQALDVITVPCEYPVCKKVEEHTKGGVVTTLAEEHYFSVYRWDIDGIFHWQQKAPYTLVSIIDGAGRLIVDGTSYELQKGDHFLLPYDVTDTQWEGKFTAVLANNSQKRA, encoded by the coding sequence ATGAAAGAAGTATTATTTTTAAACCCAGTATTCCAAGAACGTATTTGGGGCGGAAATCGTCTACATGAAGAGTTTGGATATGAAATCCCAAGTGATAAAACAGGAGAATGTTGGGCCATCAGTGGTCATAAGAATGGAGAAGCGACTATTAAAAATGGAGAATGGAAAGGAGAGTCTTTAGCTCATCTTTATGCCAATCATCCAGAATTTTTTGGTGAAAAAGAAAAAGGACAAAACTTCCCACTATTAGTAAAAGTATTAGATGCAAAAGCAGATTTATCTGTACAAGTTCACCCAGGAGATGAATATGCTCAAGAATTTGAAGGAGAACTTGGAAAAACAGAGTGCTGGTATGTACTAGATTGTCAACCAAATGCTAAAATTGTTTATGGTCATAATGCAAAAACAAAAGAAGAATTAAAAACATGGATTGAAGAAGGAAAATGGTCTGAATTATTACATGAAGTTCCTGTTCAAAAAGGAGATTTCTTCTATGTACCAAGTGGAATGGTTCATGCAATTGGGGAAGGAATTATGATTTTAGAAATTCAACAAAGTAGTGATACGACTTATCGTGTTTATGATTATGATCGTAAAGATGATGCAGGAAACTTACGTGAATTACATTTAAAACAAGCATTAGATGTAATTACTGTTCCTTGTGAATATCCAGTATGTAAAAAAGTAGAAGAGCATACAAAAGGTGGAGTAGTAACAACACTAGCAGAAGAGCATTACTTCTCTGTTTATCGTTGGGATATCGATGGTATTTTCCATTGGCAACAAAAAGCTCCTTATACTTTAGTAAGTATTATTGATGGAGCTGGTCGTTTAATCGTTGATGGTACATCTTATGAGCTACAAAAAGGAGATCACTTCTTGTTACCTTACGATGTAACCGATACACAATGGGAAGGTAAGTTTACTGCTGTTTTAGCAAATAATAGTCAAAAAAGAGCGTAA
- a CDS encoding serine hydrolase domain-containing protein: MRDTEQQIIEMCQKEVISYAQVAYFSHQQWKKEWVNSEGIYPITSPCNLQFDIASLTKVLGTTPIILQLLKEKRIALTDKVSTYLPIKNQDLEIIHLLTHTSNFVGYIPNRNQLPADQLEKALYEEMNPGNLLGKEVQYSDINFIYLGMIIEQIYYKPVQQVIKEEILNKKSLQNTTFHPMAQQCIPTDWREKGIRRRGEVHDPKARILQERCGSAGLFSTLDDLCVLIEEYLSLPINSFVQTYLQQVWTKEAKGRTRSLGWVVEEEAETLTLSHTGYTGMYLCWNQEKQKAFIFLSQRFDHGDDNATYLTYRDSLIQKYIMEENL; encoded by the coding sequence ATGAGAGATACAGAACAGCAAATCATAGAAATGTGTCAAAAAGAAGTCATTTCTTATGCGCAAGTTGCTTATTTCTCTCATCAACAATGGAAAAAAGAATGGGTGAATTCTGAAGGTATTTATCCAATAACGTCACCTTGTAATCTTCAATTTGATATTGCTTCTTTAACAAAAGTTTTAGGGACAACACCTATTATTTTACAATTGTTAAAAGAAAAAAGAATTGCTCTAACCGATAAAGTAAGTACTTATTTACCGATTAAAAATCAGGACTTGGAAATTATTCATTTATTAACACATACGAGCAATTTTGTTGGCTATATCCCTAATCGCAATCAATTACCCGCCGACCAGTTGGAAAAAGCGTTATATGAAGAAATGAATCCAGGAAACTTATTAGGAAAAGAAGTTCAATATTCAGATATTAATTTTATTTATTTAGGGATGATTATTGAACAAATTTATTATAAACCCGTTCAGCAAGTGATTAAAGAGGAGATATTAAATAAGAAATCCTTGCAAAATACAACATTTCATCCTATGGCCCAACAATGTATTCCTACAGACTGGAGAGAGAAAGGGATACGTAGAAGAGGAGAAGTTCATGATCCAAAGGCAAGAATTTTACAAGAGCGTTGTGGAAGCGCAGGCTTATTTTCTACTTTAGATGATTTATGCGTCTTGATAGAAGAATATTTGTCATTACCTATCAACTCATTTGTCCAAACTTATTTACAACAAGTTTGGACTAAAGAGGCTAAAGGCAGAACTCGAAGCTTAGGATGGGTCGTGGAAGAAGAAGCTGAAACATTAACCTTATCACATACAGGATATACAGGGATGTATCTTTGTTGGAATCAAGAAAAACAAAAAGCATTTATCTTTTTGAGTCAACGTTTTGATCACGGAGATGATAATGCAACTTATTTAACTTATCGTGATTCACTTATTCAAAAGTATATTATGGAAGAAAATCTATAG
- a CDS encoding nucleotidyltransferase, with product MRSCGVIVEYNPFHQGHAYHLQKAKEKSGADCCIAVMSGNFVQRGEPAILDKWTRTKLALEAGADLVIELPWFGAVQPADYFGSMAVQLLSALQVDAFCFGTEKENEFSYMDFVKKEKAHQKELDQRIQQLNCEHPEWSYPKKMAEAYREIFPEEYKDMDQSNHLLGLAYARANLQLERPLELLTIERKGSQHREKELTSFASGTAIRKAVQQKDWTELKNYVPIATYQALKEGPCHRWEDYWAQLQGIGLSLSSSQWKQLYEVHDGLEERLQKSFYEANSFSEWKESLSCAHLTQAKIQRLATYILTQTTKEEVTYAWNHPYIKILGFSLQGRQWLKEKEISLPIVVNIRQQEERLLRLEQRYDMIYLSPYQTPKDYFSLYKPISKEEL from the coding sequence ATGAGAAGTTGTGGCGTAATTGTAGAGTATAATCCCTTTCACCAAGGGCATGCCTATCACTTACAAAAAGCAAAAGAAAAAAGTGGAGCAGATTGTTGTATTGCAGTTATGAGTGGTAATTTTGTGCAAAGAGGGGAGCCTGCAATTTTAGATAAATGGACAAGAACAAAGTTAGCACTAGAAGCAGGAGCAGATTTAGTTATTGAACTTCCGTGGTTTGGTGCTGTACAACCTGCAGATTATTTTGGATCTATGGCTGTTCAACTTTTATCTGCTTTGCAAGTAGACGCTTTTTGTTTTGGTACAGAAAAGGAAAATGAATTTTCTTATATGGATTTTGTCAAAAAAGAAAAAGCTCATCAAAAAGAATTAGACCAACGGATTCAACAACTAAATTGTGAACATCCAGAATGGTCTTATCCTAAAAAAATGGCAGAAGCTTACCGTGAAATTTTTCCAGAAGAATATAAAGATATGGATCAGTCCAATCACTTATTAGGACTAGCTTATGCTCGGGCAAATCTACAATTGGAACGTCCCTTAGAATTATTGACGATTGAGCGAAAAGGAAGTCAACATCGAGAGAAAGAGTTAACTTCTTTTGCTAGTGGTACGGCAATTCGTAAAGCAGTACAACAAAAGGATTGGACGGAACTTAAAAATTATGTTCCAATAGCTACCTATCAAGCTTTAAAAGAAGGTCCTTGTCATCGTTGGGAAGATTATTGGGCACAATTGCAAGGAATTGGTTTGAGTTTATCTTCTTCACAGTGGAAACAACTCTATGAAGTACATGATGGCTTAGAAGAACGATTACAAAAATCATTTTATGAAGCGAATAGCTTTTCAGAATGGAAGGAATCTTTAAGTTGTGCCCATCTTACACAAGCAAAGATTCAAAGATTGGCAACGTATATTTTAACGCAAACTACAAAAGAAGAAGTTACTTATGCGTGGAATCATCCATACATTAAAATATTAGGTTTTAGTTTGCAAGGACGACAATGGTTAAAAGAAAAAGAGATTTCTTTACCGATAGTAGTAAATATTAGACAACAAGAGGAACGATTACTCCGTTTAGAACAACGTTACGATATGATTTACTTAAGTCCTTATCAAACTCCTAAAGATTATTTTTCATTATATAAACCAATTAGCAAGGAGGAGTTGTAA
- the rsfS gene encoding ribosome silencing factor → MTKSLELLEVAVKAADLKRAENIMAVDVQNISLLADYYMICEGSNVRQIEAIANEVIEKVEEAGGQLKQVEGMEKAEWILLDFGDLIVHVLNEDTRSFYQLEKLWIDATPVDVRPWVSE, encoded by the coding sequence ATGACAAAAAGTTTAGAGTTATTAGAAGTAGCTGTAAAAGCTGCAGATTTAAAACGAGCAGAAAATATTATGGCTGTTGATGTACAAAATATTTCTTTATTAGCAGATTACTATATGATTTGCGAAGGATCTAATGTACGTCAAATTGAAGCTATTGCAAACGAAGTGATTGAAAAAGTAGAAGAAGCTGGTGGACAATTAAAACAAGTAGAAGGAATGGAAAAAGCAGAATGGATTTTACTTGATTTTGGAGATTTAATTGTTCATGTTTTAAATGAAGACACACGTTCTTTCTATCAATTAGAAAAATTATGGATTGATGCGACTCCTGTTGATGTTCGTCCATGGGTGAGTGAATAA
- the rpmA gene encoding 50S ribosomal protein L27 — protein MLKFDLQLFAHKKGGGSTSNGRDSESKRLGAKRADGQMVSAGSILYRQRGTKIYPGANVKKGGDDTLFAVADGIVRFERKGRDKKQVSVYPVEA, from the coding sequence ATGTTAAAATTTGATTTACAATTATTCGCTCATAAAAAAGGTGGAGGTTCTACATCAAACGGACGTGACTCAGAATCAAAACGTCTAGGTGCTAAACGTGCTGACGGACAAATGGTTTCTGCAGGTTCTATCTTATACCGTCAACGTGGAACAAAAATCTACCCAGGTGCAAACGTGAAAAAAGGTGGAGATGACACTTTATTCGCAGTTGCTGACGGAATCGTTCGTTTTGAACGTAAAGGACGCGATAAAAAACAAGTTTCTGTATATCCAGTAGAAGCTTAA
- the rplU gene encoding 50S ribosomal protein L21, with translation MYAIIKTGGKQIKVEEGQAIYVEKLNVAAGEKVVFDEVILVGGENTKVGTPLVEGATVEGTVEKHGKQKKVVTFKYKPKKHSHRKQGHRQPYTKVMIDKICG, from the coding sequence ATGTACGCAATCATTAAAACAGGTGGAAAACAAATCAAAGTTGAAGAAGGACAAGCAATCTACGTTGAAAAATTAAACGTTGCTGCTGGTGAAAAAGTAGTCTTCGACGAAGTTATTTTAGTAGGTGGAGAAAACACTAAAGTAGGTACTCCATTAGTAGAAGGTGCTACTGTTGAAGGAACTGTTGAAAAACACGGAAAACAAAAGAAAGTAGTTACTTTCAAATATAAACCTAAAAAACATTCTCACCGCAAACAAGGTCATCGTCAACCTTATACAAAAGTAATGATCGACAAAATTTGTGGTTAA
- a CDS encoding VOC family protein — protein sequence MNQSVLSLNYISIATCNFEEMLTFYTEELHLDALSFENDLVYLGNKKDQAILFMLVEEEELEQPIVNEKRALNHISFSVPTEEQFLSLYETLKNHGYECSDFHAYCAGRCFITNDPDGNQIEICLPFEIEYHRIHLEHIHLRVPHLKQTLSFYHDCLHLTVEEEDNAYLVYGVGCQPLIALEKESHPEYHENRIDFIALEVPSMKAVDDLYENLQERGWNCYYNRGKRIVQFLDDNGISYWIQAKELEE from the coding sequence ATGAATCAGTCTGTTTTAAGTTTAAATTATATTTCAATTGCAACATGCAACTTTGAAGAAATGTTAACTTTCTATACAGAAGAATTACATTTAGATGCATTAAGCTTTGAAAATGATTTAGTATATTTAGGAAATAAAAAAGACCAAGCGATTTTATTTATGTTAGTGGAAGAGGAAGAATTGGAACAGCCAATTGTGAATGAAAAGCGTGCATTAAATCATATTAGTTTTAGTGTTCCAACAGAAGAACAATTTTTATCTCTTTATGAAACGTTAAAAAATCATGGATACGAGTGCTCTGATTTCCATGCTTATTGTGCAGGTCGTTGTTTTATTACGAACGATCCAGATGGAAATCAAATTGAAATTTGTTTACCTTTCGAAATTGAATATCATCGTATTCATTTAGAACACATTCATTTACGTGTGCCACACTTAAAACAAACGCTATCTTTCTATCATGACTGTTTGCATTTAACGGTAGAAGAAGAAGATAATGCTTATTTAGTCTATGGAGTAGGTTGTCAACCACTGATTGCTTTAGAAAAAGAAAGTCATCCAGAATATCATGAAAATCGAATCGATTTTATTGCATTAGAAGTTCCTTCAATGAAAGCAGTAGATGACTTATATGAAAACTTACAAGAACGTGGATGGAATTGTTACTACAATAGAGGGAAACGTATTGTTCAATTTTTAGATGACAATGGTATTTCTTATTGGATTCAAGCCAAAGAGTTAGAAGAATGA
- the yhbY gene encoding ribosome assembly RNA-binding protein YhbY yields MLRGKQKRYLRSQAHHMQPIFQIGKNGVSPELLQQVDDALEKRELFKVSLLQNTDEIAEDVAEIFEEELGAQVVQIIGRILVVYRPSSKEKNQRYSTEVNRI; encoded by the coding sequence ATGTTACGTGGAAAACAAAAACGTTATTTAAGAAGCCAAGCGCACCATATGCAACCGATTTTTCAAATTGGAAAAAATGGTGTAAGTCCAGAGTTACTACAACAAGTAGATGATGCTTTGGAAAAACGTGAATTATTTAAAGTAAGCTTGCTACAAAATACCGATGAAATCGCTGAAGATGTAGCAGAAATTTTTGAAGAAGAATTAGGTGCACAAGTTGTGCAAATTATTGGCCGTATTCTAGTTGTTTATCGCCCAAGTTCAAAAGAAAAAAATCAACGTTATTCAACCGAGGTGAATCGTATTTAA
- the yqeH gene encoding ribosome biogenesis GTPase YqeH, translating to MEQEELHCIGCGVPIQTEDKEGLGYTPKSSLQKSEESGKALYCQRCFRLRHYNEIQDVSLTDDDFLRLLNEIRTKDALIINVVDIFDFNGSIIKGLHRFIGDNELLLVGNKRDLLPKSLKKGRLIQWMKERAHEIGLRPEEVLLTSAKKKEDVLELLSTIEEYRQGRDVYIVGVTNVGKSTLINAIIQAAVGEESVITTSQFPGTTLDLIEIPLDDGHYIIDTPGIIHREQMAHYLSPNDLKAITPKKELKPKTYQLNAGQTLFLGGLARFDYLEGDKGSFVVYTARDLMIHRTKLEKADAFYQKHVGELLQPPTDLEHYPLPELVRFEFTAKEKMDIVFSGLGWITVPKGSKIAGWAPKGVAVIRRKALI from the coding sequence ATGGAACAAGAAGAATTACATTGTATTGGTTGTGGGGTACCGATTCAAACCGAAGATAAAGAAGGACTAGGATATACACCAAAAAGTTCTTTACAAAAATCAGAAGAATCTGGAAAGGCGTTATATTGCCAACGTTGTTTCCGTCTACGTCATTATAATGAGATACAAGATGTCTCTTTAACGGATGATGATTTTTTACGTTTATTAAATGAAATTCGTACAAAAGATGCTTTGATTATTAATGTGGTAGATATTTTTGACTTCAATGGTAGTATCATTAAAGGATTACATCGTTTCATTGGAGATAATGAACTATTATTAGTAGGAAATAAACGTGATTTATTACCTAAATCATTGAAAAAAGGTCGTTTAATTCAATGGATGAAGGAACGTGCTCATGAAATAGGGCTACGTCCAGAAGAAGTGTTATTAACGAGTGCGAAAAAGAAAGAAGACGTATTAGAATTATTATCAACCATTGAAGAATATCGTCAAGGGCGTGATGTTTACATTGTTGGTGTTACGAATGTTGGAAAATCAACATTAATTAACGCAATTATTCAAGCAGCAGTCGGAGAAGAGAGTGTGATTACTACTTCTCAATTCCCAGGAACGACGTTAGATTTAATTGAGATTCCTCTAGATGATGGACATTATATCATTGATACTCCAGGAATTATTCATCGTGAGCAAATGGCCCACTATCTAAGTCCAAATGACTTAAAAGCAATTACACCTAAAAAAGAACTAAAACCAAAAACCTATCAATTAAATGCGGGGCAAACACTATTTTTAGGTGGATTAGCTCGTTTTGATTATTTAGAAGGAGATAAAGGTTCATTTGTTGTATATACTGCGCGTGATTTAATGATTCATCGTACAAAATTAGAAAAAGCAGATGCATTTTATCAAAAACATGTGGGAGAACTATTACAGCCTCCTACAGATTTAGAACATTATCCTTTACCAGAACTTGTTCGTTTTGAATTTACAGCAAAAGAAAAAATGGACATCGTCTTTTCTGGTCTAGGATGGATTACCGTACCAAAAGGAAGTAAAATTGCTGGATGGGCTCCTAAAGGGGTAGCAGTTATTCGTCGTAAAGCATTAATTTAA
- a CDS encoding nicotinate-nucleotide adenylyltransferase yields the protein MRVGLLGGSFNPVHNMHLFIAQKAKEQYQLDEVYLLPAYVSPHKIGQKMASVKDRCEMLSLAIAHNADLKIEYLDVMREEPSYTYHTICQLQEKYPENEYFFIIGGDQIANLDQWYRIEELKQKIQFIGVSRNQVDVPKGILPLLIPQYELSSSYIRQQCHEGKSIRYLVPDAVNAYIQEKELYQ from the coding sequence ATGCGAGTTGGTTTATTAGGTGGGAGCTTTAATCCCGTTCACAATATGCATTTATTTATTGCCCAAAAGGCAAAAGAGCAATATCAGTTAGATGAAGTATACTTACTTCCTGCTTATGTTTCACCGCATAAAATAGGACAAAAAATGGCCAGTGTAAAGGATCGCTGTGAAATGCTATCTTTAGCTATTGCACATAATGCAGATTTGAAGATTGAATATCTTGATGTTATGCGAGAAGAACCAAGTTATACTTACCATACCATCTGTCAATTACAAGAAAAGTATCCAGAAAATGAATATTTTTTTATTATCGGTGGAGATCAAATTGCTAACTTAGATCAATGGTATCGAATTGAAGAACTAAAACAAAAAATCCAATTTATTGGAGTGAGTAGAAATCAAGTGGATGTGCCTAAAGGGATTTTGCCGCTACTTATCCCACAATATGAATTGAGTTCTTCTTATATTCGACAACAATGTCATGAAGGAAAAAGTATTCGTTATTTAGTACCTGATGCTGTAAATGCGTATATTCAAGAAAAGGAGTTGTATCAATAA
- a CDS encoding class I SAM-dependent DNA methyltransferase, translating into MEYETFAFVYDAMMDTSLYEQWLDFTLRHTKGKQNLLELACGTGHLALLLAKAGFTVTGLDLSEEMLSIASERFNEAFGEEDNPICLTQGDMMDLSEVGTYEVVTCYSDSLCYMKNDFEVQQVFDEVYRILEEDGIFIFDVHSDYKMTECFPNFSFHNETEDYAFLWDSYPDEAPLSIVHELSFYVRDEDDRFERYLEDHHERTYPLEHYLRLLENAGFSQVEVYADFTDEAPTETSERWFFVCHKEENL; encoded by the coding sequence ATGGAATACGAAACATTTGCTTTTGTTTATGACGCAATGATGGATACCAGTTTATATGAACAATGGTTGGATTTTACTTTACGTCATACGAAAGGAAAACAGAATTTATTAGAACTTGCTTGCGGAACGGGACATTTAGCTTTGTTATTAGCTAAAGCTGGATTTACAGTGACAGGATTAGATTTATCAGAAGAGATGCTTTCCATTGCCAGCGAACGATTTAATGAAGCTTTTGGCGAAGAGGATAATCCTATTTGCTTAACTCAAGGTGATATGATGGATTTATCTGAGGTAGGAACTTATGAGGTAGTTACTTGTTATTCTGATTCTCTTTGTTATATGAAAAATGACTTTGAGGTCCAACAAGTTTTTGATGAAGTATATCGCATTTTAGAGGAAGATGGAATCTTTATTTTTGATGTTCATTCAGATTATAAGATGACAGAATGTTTCCCTAATTTTAGCTTCCATAATGAAACCGAAGATTATGCGTTTTTATGGGATTCTTATCCCGATGAAGCTCCACTAAGCATTGTCCATGAACTATCTTTCTATGTTCGCGATGAAGATGATCGTTTTGAACGCTATTTAGAAGACCATCATGAGCGTACCTATCCATTAGAGCATTATCTGCGTCTTTTAGAGAATGCTGGATTTAGTCAAGTAGAAGTATATGCTGATTTTACAGATGAAGCACCAACAGAAACAAGTGAACGCTGGTTTTTCGTCTGTCATAAAGAAGAAAATCTATGA
- a CDS encoding YqeG family HAD IIIA-type phosphatase has protein sequence MLKSFQPTWQIRSITKITPSQWKKEGIQTILTDLDNTLVSWKEPLPTQELKDWVHYLQSEGIQIIIISNNNKERVQLVAQELGVDYISRALKPLPTGILKAIHRYHLNKEEVVMVGDQLMTDIQAARLAGVRSILVQPLVNTDSKATKFNRLMENKVKQKLQAANLWHWEDQL, from the coding sequence ATGTTAAAATCATTTCAACCAACGTGGCAAATTCGTTCTATTACCAAAATCACTCCTTCTCAATGGAAAAAAGAAGGAATCCAAACCATTTTGACGGATTTAGATAATACTTTGGTTTCATGGAAAGAGCCACTACCTACACAGGAATTAAAAGATTGGGTTCACTACTTGCAATCAGAAGGAATCCAAATCATTATTATCTCTAATAATAATAAAGAGCGTGTTCAATTAGTAGCACAAGAACTAGGCGTTGATTATATTTCTCGTGCTTTAAAACCATTGCCAACTGGGATTTTAAAAGCTATTCATCGCTACCATTTAAATAAAGAAGAGGTTGTTATGGTTGGAGATCAATTAATGACTGATATTCAAGCAGCACGTCTAGCAGGTGTTCGCTCTATTTTAGTACAACCTCTAGTAAATACGGATTCTAAAGCAACGAAATTCAATCGTTTGATGGAAAATAAAGTAAAACAAAAACTACAAGCCGCAAACCTTTGGCACTGGGAGGATCAATTATAA
- the yqeK gene encoding bis(5'-nucleosyl)-tetraphosphatase (symmetrical) YqeK, which yields MEEKIVYQSSWIPYTRDQLLEKIKRSMSERRFQHVLGVEETAIELAKRYGEDINMASLAALLHDYGKERSDASYLSLIEKHHCDYIKAYGNNIWHGLLGVELIRHELEVNNDYVLHAVQVHTTGAPHMTLLDKIIFVADYIEPHRHFPGVDTARLLAEQDLNAAVAYELKHTLLHLISENQPVYPLTLEAYNKWVAHI from the coding sequence ATGGAAGAAAAAATTGTTTATCAAAGTAGTTGGATTCCTTATACAAGAGATCAGTTATTAGAAAAAATTAAACGTAGTATGAGTGAACGTCGTTTTCAACATGTATTAGGAGTAGAAGAAACAGCAATTGAATTAGCGAAACGCTATGGAGAAGATATCAATATGGCGAGTTTAGCAGCGTTACTCCATGATTATGGAAAAGAACGTTCAGATGCTTCTTATTTATCTTTAATTGAAAAACACCATTGCGATTATATTAAAGCCTATGGTAATAACATTTGGCATGGATTATTAGGAGTTGAACTAATTCGTCATGAATTAGAAGTAAACAATGATTATGTATTACATGCGGTTCAAGTTCATACTACAGGAGCACCTCATATGACGTTACTTGATAAAATTATTTTTGTGGCGGATTATATTGAACCACATCGTCATTTTCCAGGAGTTGATACCGCTCGCCTATTAGCTGAACAAGACTTAAATGCGGCGGTTGCGTATGAATTAAAACATACATTATTACATTTAATTTCAGAAAATCAACCGGTCTATCCATTAACATTAGAAGCATATAACAAATGGGTAGCTCATATTTAG
- a CDS encoding O-methyltransferase: MREIQKNEMMHRPIVDERVLQFMRTGQKPLTGYMREIQKEAQEEEIPVIPEETVVFLRFLFSQIQIREVLEIGAAIGFSSALMDQLMHQEGHVTTIDRFDYMIKKAKKNYEKYQLTDRITLLEGQAVDILPTLPSAHYDFLFMDSAKAKYIEFLPQCLRLVKTGGCIMIDDIFQGGTVFDPEETIRRGTRKIHRRLKELLEVVNEVEGLTSCVLPLGDGVMLITKEKDQVILPELRD, encoded by the coding sequence ATGCGAGAAATTCAAAAAAATGAAATGATGCACCGACCAATTGTTGATGAACGTGTATTACAATTTATGCGTACTGGACAAAAGCCATTAACAGGTTATATGCGAGAAATTCAAAAAGAAGCTCAAGAAGAAGAAATCCCAGTAATTCCAGAAGAAACGGTCGTCTTTTTACGTTTTTTATTTAGTCAAATTCAAATTCGTGAAGTATTAGAAATTGGTGCGGCAATTGGTTTTTCTTCAGCTTTAATGGATCAATTAATGCATCAAGAAGGGCATGTAACAACCATCGATCGTTTTGATTATATGATTAAAAAAGCAAAGAAGAACTATGAGAAATACCAATTAACAGATCGCATTACTCTTTTAGAAGGTCAAGCGGTTGATATTTTACCTACTTTGCCAAGTGCTCACTACGATTTTTTATTTATGGACAGCGCAAAAGCGAAATACATTGAGTTTTTACCCCAATGTCTACGTTTAGTAAAAACAGGAGGATGTATTATGATTGATGATATCTTCCAAGGCGGAACGGTTTTTGATCCAGAAGAGACGATTCGTCGTGGAACGAGAAAAATTCATCGTCGCTTAAAAGAGTTACTAGAAGTAGTAAATGAAGTAGAGGGATTAACTTCTTGTGTTTTACCATTGGGAGATGGCGTTATGTTAATAACAAAAGAAAAAGATCAAGTGATTTTACCAGAACTAAGAGATTAA